AAGGGGTCGCCCTCGGGGACCTCGAAGGGGGGCATCGGGTACTGCCTCTCTTTCGTGTGCCGGTGTTCCATGGGGGACATGGGTGTCTGGCCACACGTTCATGTGGTCGCGCCACACGTTACGGGGGAGGCAGCTGTCTTGGGCAGTGTCCGAGGAGTCTCCCGGCGACACGGCGGAGGGACGTCGTCCGGTTTCCGCCCGTCACTCGCCTGGCGGATCCGTATTCTCTGATCATGCCCGCACCCGCTGCCCCCGCGTACGCCCTCATCGCCACCGACCTGGACGGCACGCTGCTGCGCGGCGACGACTCCGTGTCCGGGCGGACCCGCGCCGCGCTCGGCCGGGCGGCGGCGGCCGGTGCCCGGCACCTCGTCGTCACCGGACGCCCGGCGCCGCGGGTCCGCCCGCTGCTGAGGTCCCTCGGCGGCACCGGGCTCGCGGTGTGCGGCCAGGGCGCCCAGCTCTACGACGCCGGGGCCGACCGCATGCTGTGGTCGGTCACGCTCGACCGGGAGACGGCCGAGACCGCGCTCGGCAAGATCGAGGCGGAGGTGGGGGAGGTGTACGCGGCGGTCGACCAGGACGGCGTGGACGGCCTCACGCTCATCGAGCCGGAGTACCGCATGGCGCACCCGACGCTGCCCGCCGAGCGGGTCGGGCGGCGCGAGGAACTGTGGCGCGCGCCCATCAGCAAGGTGCTGCTGCGCCATCCCCGGCTGTCCGACGACGAACTCGCGGCGGCGGCCCGCGACGCGGTCGGTCCGCTCGCCTCGGTGACCATGTCGGGCCCGGGGACCGTCGAGCTCCAGCCCTGCGGCATCACCAAGGCGACCGGTCTCGCGCTGGCCGCGGCGCGGCTGGGACTCGGCCCCGGGGACGCCCTCGCCTTCGGCGACATGCCGAACGACATCCCCATGTTCCGGTGGGCGGCCCGCGGGGTGGCGATGGCCGGCGCCCACCCGGAGCTGAAGGCGGTCGCCGACGAGGTCACCACGTCGAACGAGGACGACGGCGTCGCCGTCGTCCTCGATCGTCTGTTCGTCTGAGCCCTCCGCGTGCCGGCCGGCACGCGGCTGCCCGTCAGTACGCGCTGTTGACGTTGTCGATGGAGCCGTAGCG
The sequence above is drawn from the Streptomyces sp. SAT1 genome and encodes:
- a CDS encoding HAD-IIB family hydrolase, with translation MPAPAAPAYALIATDLDGTLLRGDDSVSGRTRAALGRAAAAGARHLVVTGRPAPRVRPLLRSLGGTGLAVCGQGAQLYDAGADRMLWSVTLDRETAETALGKIEAEVGEVYAAVDQDGVDGLTLIEPEYRMAHPTLPAERVGRREELWRAPISKVLLRHPRLSDDELAAAARDAVGPLASVTMSGPGTVELQPCGITKATGLALAAARLGLGPGDALAFGDMPNDIPMFRWAARGVAMAGAHPELKAVADEVTTSNEDDGVAVVLDRLFV